One Anaerobacillus alkaliphilus DNA window includes the following coding sequences:
- a CDS encoding YlbL family protein codes for MAIIQKSPLFKKRWIILIVFVLLINFYQLPYYFTKPGDAQILHPIINVEGGYDEKGTFMLTTVRMGQANIINYLWAKWSDQRELIHEEFVRRSGETDEEYHHRQLMMMSSSQDLATIVAYSKAGKEAYYTNFGVIVTGTIDEMPASTLLELGDLIVAVDQNKVTTVDELLAQIGDKPKDAGVLLSIIRNGEAKDVELTVTSFPEELDPTKERVGIGITSPVTKRELTVNPKITIDTKKIGGPSAGLMFSLEIYNQLVSEDITKGYHIAGTGSINEAGEVGRIGGVKQKVIAAERAGAHYFLAPNEFDSPSSNYVDAVEAAKSINAKIKVIPIDTFEQALEFLESLEGK; via the coding sequence ATGGCCATTATTCAAAAATCTCCATTATTTAAAAAACGATGGATAATTCTAATAGTATTTGTGTTATTGATTAATTTTTACCAATTGCCTTACTATTTTACGAAACCTGGTGATGCTCAAATATTGCATCCGATTATTAATGTTGAAGGTGGTTATGATGAAAAAGGGACCTTTATGCTGACAACCGTTCGTATGGGCCAAGCAAACATCATTAACTATTTATGGGCTAAATGGAGTGATCAAAGAGAACTTATCCATGAAGAGTTTGTTCGTCGAAGTGGGGAAACGGATGAAGAGTATCATCATCGTCAACTAATGATGATGAGTTCATCTCAAGATTTGGCTACAATCGTTGCTTATAGCAAAGCTGGTAAAGAAGCGTATTACACGAATTTTGGAGTAATTGTAACGGGGACAATTGATGAGATGCCTGCTTCAACGCTTCTAGAACTAGGTGATTTAATTGTTGCAGTGGATCAAAATAAGGTTACGACAGTGGATGAACTCCTTGCTCAAATTGGTGATAAACCCAAAGATGCTGGTGTCTTATTAAGTATTATTCGTAACGGTGAGGCAAAAGATGTGGAGCTTACTGTTACGTCTTTTCCTGAGGAACTAGACCCAACAAAAGAGAGAGTTGGAATTGGAATTACAAGTCCAGTAACGAAGCGTGAGCTAACCGTTAACCCAAAAATTACAATTGATACAAAAAAAATCGGCGGTCCATCGGCCGGTCTTATGTTTAGCTTGGAAATATATAATCAGTTAGTATCTGAGGATATAACGAAAGGTTATCACATTGCAGGTACTGGTTCTATTAATGAAGCCGGAGAAGTTGGCAGAATAGGTGGGGTAAAGCAGAAAGTCATTGCAGCCGAGCGTGCTGGAGCACATTATTTTTTAGCTCCAAATGAGTTTGACTCACCAAGCTCTAACTACGTAGATGCAGTTGAAGCCGCTAAATCAATTAATGCCAAAATTAAGGTAATTCCGATTGATACATTTGAACAAGCGTTAGAATTTCTTGAAAGCTTAGAAGGAAAATAG
- a CDS encoding patatin-like phospholipase family protein, with protein MNRPKIGLALGSGGARGFAHIGVIKVLEEANIPIDCIAGSSMGALVGAFYGVGYSPEQMEKMALHFQRKYYLDFTVPKMGFITGDKVKQLIKILTKNKKIEQLRPNLTIVATDLLKGEKVVFKEGDISTAVRASISIPGIFVPAKIGDRLLVDGAVVDRVPISEVKKMDADIVIAVDVSYFEVEPEINSIFDVIMQSMDIMEREMIRFREIESDIMIKPMINQYSSTAFKNIDTIIQHGEDAAKAKLAEIQQLLQKWKEK; from the coding sequence GTGAACCGACCAAAAATAGGTTTAGCTTTAGGTTCTGGCGGTGCTAGAGGGTTTGCACATATCGGTGTTATTAAAGTACTTGAGGAAGCCAATATTCCAATTGATTGTATTGCTGGAAGTAGTATGGGAGCACTAGTAGGTGCATTTTATGGAGTTGGTTACTCACCAGAGCAAATGGAAAAAATGGCTCTCCACTTTCAACGAAAGTATTATCTAGATTTTACAGTACCAAAAATGGGGTTCATTACTGGTGACAAAGTAAAACAACTAATTAAAATCCTAACTAAAAATAAAAAAATTGAACAGTTACGACCGAATTTAACCATTGTAGCTACAGATCTTCTAAAAGGAGAAAAGGTTGTCTTTAAGGAAGGGGACATTTCAACAGCCGTGCGTGCCAGTATATCCATACCAGGTATTTTTGTGCCTGCAAAAATCGGTGATAGATTACTAGTTGATGGGGCTGTTGTTGATCGCGTTCCGATTTCAGAAGTGAAAAAAATGGATGCTGATATTGTTATAGCCGTTGATGTCTCTTACTTTGAAGTGGAGCCAGAAATAAATTCAATCTTTGATGTCATTATGCAGAGCATGGACATTATGGAGCGAGAGATGATTCGCTTTCGAGAAATAGAAAGTGATATTATGATAAAACCAATGATTAATCAATATAGTTCAACTGCATTTAAAAACATTGATACAATTATCCAACATGGGGAAGATGCAGCAAAAGCTAAATTAGCTGAAATACAGCAATTGTTACAGAAATGGAAGGAGAAATGA
- the ylbJ gene encoding sporulation integral membrane protein YlbJ produces the protein MNASKLKTIILASSATIMAASLMVFPKESFEASLRGLTMWWEVVFPSLLPFFIVSEFLIGFGVVSFLGTLLEPLMRPLFRVPGVGGFVWAMGLASGYPAGAKLTARLRQENKLTAIEAERLVSFTNSSNPLFIFGAIAVGFFHNPALGIVLALSHYLGNFCVGLVMRFHGSKKEETTQKDKDNKLSLKTALHMLHQERLKDGRPIGKILGDAVQSSVSTLLMIGGFIILFSVLNRLLSLLDITTLLSLFVSVILAFFHMPNELSLPLISGIFEITLGGQMASQTGAATLFQQVIITSFILAFSGFSVQAQVASILAETDIRFKPFFIARLFHGLFAAFFTVILWKPLYVDQQLVEKGTNTVPVFLQGETYSVFHNMWQLLLTYGQLVTLIALMIYVVLTFKKLSP, from the coding sequence GTGAACGCCTCAAAATTAAAAACAATTATTCTCGCCTCAAGCGCAACTATTATGGCAGCTTCCTTAATGGTTTTTCCAAAGGAATCCTTTGAAGCTTCATTGCGCGGATTGACAATGTGGTGGGAAGTGGTTTTCCCATCATTATTACCTTTCTTTATCGTGTCAGAGTTTTTAATTGGTTTTGGAGTTGTTAGTTTCCTTGGTACTCTTCTCGAACCACTAATGCGTCCCCTATTTAGAGTGCCAGGTGTCGGTGGTTTTGTCTGGGCAATGGGACTTGCGTCAGGATATCCAGCTGGTGCAAAGCTAACAGCAAGACTAAGACAAGAAAATAAGTTAACTGCCATTGAGGCTGAAAGGCTTGTTTCTTTCACCAATTCATCCAACCCGTTATTCATTTTCGGTGCAATTGCAGTTGGTTTCTTTCATAATCCAGCTTTAGGAATAGTCTTAGCCTTATCACATTATCTAGGCAATTTTTGTGTTGGTCTTGTCATGAGATTCCATGGTAGTAAAAAAGAAGAGACAACTCAAAAAGATAAAGATAATAAGCTTTCCTTAAAAACTGCTCTTCACATGCTTCATCAAGAAAGATTAAAAGATGGAAGACCGATTGGAAAAATACTCGGCGATGCTGTTCAATCATCCGTGTCAACCCTATTAATGATCGGTGGATTTATTATTTTATTTTCCGTTCTAAATCGATTATTAAGCCTTTTGGACATTACAACGTTGCTCTCCCTATTCGTATCTGTCATTTTAGCATTTTTTCATATGCCAAATGAATTAAGCTTACCATTAATATCTGGTATCTTTGAAATAACGTTAGGTGGTCAGATGGCTAGTCAAACAGGTGCAGCAACCCTTTTTCAGCAAGTGATCATAACTAGCTTTATCTTAGCGTTTAGTGGTTTTTCGGTACAAGCACAAGTTGCAAGCATTCTAGCTGAAACTGATATTCGTTTTAAGCCATTTTTTATTGCTAGGCTTTTCCATGGTCTTTTTGCTGCTTTCTTTACAGTTATTCTTTGGAAGCCATTGTACGTAGATCAACAATTGGTGGAAAAAGGCACCAACACAGTCCCCGTTTTTCTACAGGGAGAAACATACTCTGTCTTTCATAATATGTGGCAACTACTCCTAACATATGGCCAACTGGTTACATTAATAGCCTTAATGATATATGTAGTTCTAACATTTAAAAAATTATCACCATAA
- the coaD gene encoding pantetheine-phosphate adenylyltransferase, with the protein MASTAVCPGSFDPVTLGHLDIITRGASVFDKVIVAVLNNRSKQPLFTVEERVQLLKEVTKDIPNVEIDSFNGLLIDYVKEKRASAIIKGLRAVSDFEYEMQMASINRKLDEDVETFFMMTNNKFSYLSSSIVKEIAKYNAPVGDLVPEVVENALKEKFLKLK; encoded by the coding sequence TTGGCTAGCACTGCGGTTTGCCCAGGAAGCTTTGATCCAGTAACTCTAGGACATCTAGATATAATAACAAGAGGTGCAAGTGTTTTCGATAAAGTCATTGTTGCTGTACTAAACAATCGTAGCAAACAACCTTTATTTACAGTAGAAGAAAGAGTTCAACTTTTAAAAGAAGTTACTAAGGATATTCCAAATGTTGAAATAGATTCTTTCAATGGTCTACTTATTGATTATGTCAAAGAAAAACGTGCGAGTGCAATCATTAAGGGACTTCGTGCCGTCTCTGATTTCGAATATGAAATGCAAATGGCCTCCATTAATCGAAAACTTGATGAAGACGTAGAAACATTTTTTATGATGACAAATAATAAGTTTTCTTATTTAAGCTCTAGCATTGTTAAAGAAATTGCTAAATACAATGCTCCAGTTGGGGATCTTGTTCCTGAAGTAGTGGAGAATGCTTTAAAAGAGAAATTTTTAAAACTTAAATAA
- the rsmD gene encoding 16S rRNA (guanine(966)-N(2))-methyltransferase RsmD: MRVISGKCKGRPLKAVPGQTTRPTTDKVKESIFNIIGPYFNGGQGLDLYAGSGGLGIEALSRGIDKLIFVDQNPKAIEIIQLNLKACRFEDQAEVYRNDARRALKAVAKREIKFDVIFLDPPYAKQRLEEEITFIIENELLMNEGMIVTEHDASLTLQHSIATVSCDRQEIYGDTGITIYKFK, translated from the coding sequence GTGAGAGTAATATCAGGAAAATGTAAAGGTAGACCTTTGAAAGCGGTACCAGGCCAAACGACAAGACCAACAACCGACAAAGTAAAAGAATCAATATTTAATATTATTGGACCATATTTTAATGGTGGACAAGGGTTAGATCTATATGCAGGAAGTGGTGGGCTTGGTATCGAAGCATTAAGTCGAGGTATAGACAAGTTGATCTTTGTAGATCAAAACCCTAAAGCAATTGAAATCATTCAGTTAAACTTAAAGGCTTGTCGCTTTGAAGATCAAGCTGAAGTCTATCGTAATGATGCCAGACGCGCATTAAAGGCTGTTGCCAAACGAGAGATTAAATTTGATGTCATCTTTCTAGACCCACCATATGCGAAACAGCGTTTAGAAGAAGAGATCACCTTTATTATAGAAAATGAACTATTAATGAATGAAGGAATGATAGTCACTGAGCACGATGCTTCACTGACATTACAGCACTCTATTGCTACAGTATCCTGTGATAGACAAGAAATATATGGTGATACCGGTATTACCATTTATAAATTTAAGTAA
- a CDS encoding YlbG family protein, which produces MIGNRIGLAVWLHSLKYVRQMRKYGNVHYASKRMKYVVLYCDGSTIDDTIERLESLHYVKLVSKSMRPFLKTEFQNAKPDKAKEYDYKMGI; this is translated from the coding sequence ATGATAGGGAACCGAATCGGTCTAGCAGTTTGGTTACACTCTTTAAAATATGTAAGACAAATGAGAAAGTACGGAAATGTACACTATGCATCAAAGCGAATGAAATATGTCGTTCTATATTGTGATGGCTCAACAATTGATGATACAATCGAACGTTTAGAATCATTACATTATGTGAAATTAGTTAGTAAATCAATGCGACCATTTCTAAAAACAGAATTTCAAAATGCCAAACCCGACAAAGCAAAAGAATACGATTATAAAATGGGTATTTAA